A window from Esox lucius isolate fEsoLuc1 chromosome 16, fEsoLuc1.pri, whole genome shotgun sequence encodes these proteins:
- the dap1b gene encoding death associated protein 1b: MVQLSKSGMKETPELKAGHPPAVKAGGKRVVKKSYEESHAAPHVNPEREHKVPKSRSAATSSRMQQISILLSGTLNKWGHDFPETPVSVKHSRLRPAMEKPHSPAFKSSFSIQQPKKF; this comes from the exons ATGGTGCAACTGTCTAAATCCGGAATGAAAGAGACTCCTGAATTGAAAGCTGGCCATCCTCCTGCAG TGAAGGCTGGGGGGAAACGAGTGGTCAAGAAGAGCTACGAGGAGAGTCATGCAGCCCCCCATGTGAACCCAGAGAGGGAACACAAGGTTCCCAAATCCAG ATCTGCAGCTACCTCCAGCAGAATGCAACAAATCAGTATCTTGTTGTCAGGAACACTCAACAAG tggGGGCATGACTTTCCAGAGACTCCAGTGAGTGTGAAGCACAGCAGACTCAGACCTGCGATGGAGAAGCCACATTCACCAGCTTTCAAGTCCAGCTTCTCCATCCAGCAACCAAAAAAGTTCTAA